A single genomic interval of Mauremys reevesii isolate NIE-2019 linkage group 24, ASM1616193v1, whole genome shotgun sequence harbors:
- the KLHDC9 gene encoding kelch domain-containing protein 9 isoform X2 — MATGSSWAWKPIAQDALFARAYHSCDVVRGKLLLFGGLKSGEPKEPPLGDMVTFDPTLLTAETLGPNGGDRRSHHDTAVLANRWLCVVGGWDGAHRVSAVCCWDTERGQWERWAEGPSNDPPVGLSSHTCTKVSEHELRVVGREGGLRTQRRFASIYTLRVNPATKTYWYKEEESRTASRAGHSAMLLRDAGGYQLLVFGGRDSSDCEVAGRWGKGKIHVESVHAPKMTEQLSRLVGSENGSRQAPKGLRHQSCTVVGPFAVAFGGETLTKGRDAICNDLYVYDTRCSPPSWFRFPCSDRGQKRVGHRTCLWNDKLYLVGGFGPDGKTPCPEICVLEIP; from the exons ATGGCCACGGGCAGCAGCTGGGCGTGGAAGCCCATCGCACAGGACGCCCTGTTTGCACGCGCCTACCACTCGTGCGACGTGGTGCGAGGGAAGCTGCTGCTCTTCGGGGGGCTGAAGTCGGGCGAGCCCAAGGAGCCCCCACTGGGGGACATGGTGACCTTCGACCCCACCCTGCTGACGGCTGAGACACTGGGCCCCAACGGCGGGGACCGGCGCAGCCACCATGACACGGCGGTGCTGGCCAACCGCTGGCTGTGCGTGGTGGGGGGCTGGGACGGCGCCCACAGGGTCTCGGCCGTGTGCTGCTGGGATACCGAGCGGGGACAGTGGGAGCGCTGGGCCGAGGGGCCCTCCAATGACCCCCCCGTGGGGCTCAGCAGCCACACCTGTACCAAGGTGTCAGAGCATGAGCTGCGGGTGGTGGGCAGGGAGGGCGGACTTCGCACCCAGAGGCGCTTCGCCAGCATCTACACCCTGCGCGTCAACCCTGCCACCAAGACCTACTG GTACAAGGAGGAGGAATCGCGGACAGCCTCTCGGGCCGGACACTCGGCCATGCTGCTCCGTGACGCAGGTGGCTACCAGCTGCTGGTGTTCGGGGGCCGTGACTCCTCCGACTGCGAGGTGGCCGGGCGCTGGGGCAAAGGGAAAATCCAC GTAGAGTCCGTCCATGCCCCCAAGATGACAGAGCAGCTCTCCCGACTGGTTGGCTCCGAGAATGGCTCACGGCAGGCTCCGAAAGGCCTGAGGCACCAATCCTGCACGGTGGTGGGTCCCTTCGCGGTGGCTTTTGGTGGGGAGACCCTAACGAAGGGGCGAGACGCCATCTGTAACGATCTCTATGTCTACGATACAA GATGCTCGCCGCCGAGCTGGTTCCGCTTCCCCTGCTCGGATCGGGGCCAGAAGAGAGTCGGGCACCGCACGTGCCTTTGGAACGACAAGCTCTATCTTGTGGGGGGCTTTGGCCCAGATGGGAAGACCCCTTGCCCTGAGATCTGTGTCTTAGAGATCCCCTag
- the KLHDC9 gene encoding kelch domain-containing protein 9 isoform X1: protein MGGDLPDITQQARAELGTGPRSPDCQACSLTPLLPLQVNPLAGGALPLQVGAGTMATGSSWAWKPIAQDALFARAYHSCDVVRGKLLLFGGLKSGEPKEPPLGDMVTFDPTLLTAETLGPNGGDRRSHHDTAVLANRWLCVVGGWDGAHRVSAVCCWDTERGQWERWAEGPSNDPPVGLSSHTCTKVSEHELRVVGREGGLRTQRRFASIYTLRVNPATKTYWYKEEESRTASRAGHSAMLLRDAGGYQLLVFGGRDSSDCEVAGRWGKGKIHVESVHAPKMTEQLSRLVGSENGSRQAPKGLRHQSCTVVGPFAVAFGGETLTKGRDAICNDLYVYDTRCSPPSWFRFPCSDRGQKRVGHRTCLWNDKLYLVGGFGPDGKTPCPEICVLEIP from the exons ATGGGAGGTGACTTGCCTGACATCACCCAGCAGgcaagggcagagctgggaacaggacccaggagtcctgactgtcAGGCCTGCTCACTAACTCCATTGCTTCCCTTACAGGTGAATCCTCTGGCTGGTGGTGCTTTGCCCCTGCAGGTGGGAGCTGGCACGATGGCCACGGGCAGCAGCTGGGCGTGGAAGCCCATCGCACAGGACGCCCTGTTTGCACGCGCCTACCACTCGTGCGACGTGGTGCGAGGGAAGCTGCTGCTCTTCGGGGGGCTGAAGTCGGGCGAGCCCAAGGAGCCCCCACTGGGGGACATGGTGACCTTCGACCCCACCCTGCTGACGGCTGAGACACTGGGCCCCAACGGCGGGGACCGGCGCAGCCACCATGACACGGCGGTGCTGGCCAACCGCTGGCTGTGCGTGGTGGGGGGCTGGGACGGCGCCCACAGGGTCTCGGCCGTGTGCTGCTGGGATACCGAGCGGGGACAGTGGGAGCGCTGGGCCGAGGGGCCCTCCAATGACCCCCCCGTGGGGCTCAGCAGCCACACCTGTACCAAGGTGTCAGAGCATGAGCTGCGGGTGGTGGGCAGGGAGGGCGGACTTCGCACCCAGAGGCGCTTCGCCAGCATCTACACCCTGCGCGTCAACCCTGCCACCAAGACCTACTG GTACAAGGAGGAGGAATCGCGGACAGCCTCTCGGGCCGGACACTCGGCCATGCTGCTCCGTGACGCAGGTGGCTACCAGCTGCTGGTGTTCGGGGGCCGTGACTCCTCCGACTGCGAGGTGGCCGGGCGCTGGGGCAAAGGGAAAATCCAC GTAGAGTCCGTCCATGCCCCCAAGATGACAGAGCAGCTCTCCCGACTGGTTGGCTCCGAGAATGGCTCACGGCAGGCTCCGAAAGGCCTGAGGCACCAATCCTGCACGGTGGTGGGTCCCTTCGCGGTGGCTTTTGGTGGGGAGACCCTAACGAAGGGGCGAGACGCCATCTGTAACGATCTCTATGTCTACGATACAA GATGCTCGCCGCCGAGCTGGTTCCGCTTCCCCTGCTCGGATCGGGGCCAGAAGAGAGTCGGGCACCGCACGTGCCTTTGGAACGACAAGCTCTATCTTGTGGGGGGCTTTGGCCCAGATGGGAAGACCCCTTGCCCTGAGATCTGTGTCTTAGAGATCCCCTag